CAGTATTATACTTTAACAAATAATTGATACTTCATCCTgacaggttttttaaaatttggcctcttctatcattttttttcattttaggcaGAATTTCTGTGATAGCATTTACTTTGCTTAATAGAGTGCAAATaacgagtttttttttttttttaagtcacttatTAGCTGCAAATTCTGGGCAAATTACTTATCCTTgctgtaaaataataattgttcCTTCGTcatcgtttttcttttcttttttgaggaccAGATAAGTAATCTATTACGAAATCTTAACATACTAACACACAGCAAAGAGTCATTCTGTGGTAACtacaattattattaatatctctCCAGCCAGCTCAAGTGCTTAAAGCTTGAGAAAGTGTTTGAGAGCAATTTCCCCAGCAGGTGTATGGAGGTGACTCTGATTCTccctattattattttgtcttttatgatcATGTCTTCCACCAGCACATTATAGAGGTATGGACCCTCTGTGTAATAACTAGGGGTGTGGTACCTAACTGGAAGTCAGACCAATTATTCTTATGCTGTCACTGAGCCCAGTAACTGGTGATTTGTACAAGAAGAGTTAAAACAGcttaaactaaacaaaaacaaacaaacttaaatTGGGGATTCTGAATGTGGGATTCATGGATGGGCTTTAAGGGAATGGAAACCACCTGATATTTCATTCAGATGATTGACATTTTGGTAATTTTGTggactgtcctgtgcactgtattTAGCAGGATCTTGGGTCTTTAtgcactagatgccagtagtacTCCCCAGCCATGGGTAATGATAACATTATCTTCAGATCTTGCCAaatatcctttttcttcttcagaatcACTGTAGTAAAGCTTTGTATgtaggtgctttttttttttttttctgaaaggctCATCAGtttcatcatattttttaaaaagacctatgACCTCAAAAGGCTTGGAACCAATCACTTAAgatctttcaaaataataaaagaacacaTATCTCCAGCTGTCGTTGTGGGAAAAATGAACACCATCAGGGCTAATTAAAATGGTGCAGTCTGGAAATCTGCTATGAAATCTATATCTTCCCAATATTACTTTCAACTCCTTTAAAAAGGCACCTCACAAAAACTATATCTGGGAAACTACTTCAAAAACTGCTATTCCCAGATGGCATACTTCTTAAAATACTGTGTTCAGCAGAGACTCCCACAGTCATCTACTGAATCTAGCTCTAAACTTCTAAAGAGGTTAGTGCTAATGGCaagtggaaaaaaatcaagtCCAGAGGGAACTAAAAATCAGTTGTTtctcagaaaagaaatcaaatgagggaatagattgcaaaattgaCCAGGACGCAGGATGGagcagcagggagagagaaagtgaagggACAGCAAggcggggaggagggagagagagagaaagagcgagaGAGTCCCGAGCAAGAGAGGAGAGAGCCCTTTGAAAGAGGGTATCTCTTGGGCGATGCTCGCTCGAGGTCCTACCCTGCCTTCTCCCCGGCTCGTCTGGAAAGGCCTCTGCTCCCATGCTATACCCGACCCTTAGGCCTCTGCTGTGCTCTAATGGCCACGTCCACGACCGCCTCATTCACCGCCTTCCCAACTGACCACTTCTCAAGAGCTTCCTGAAAGCTCAAAAGGGCCACTTCACTCACTCTTCAAGGCCCTCCTTCCCGTCTACGGCTTCTTCCAAAGGCGGCAGGAAAACTGGAGCTTAAAACCCGAACAGGAAGCCCAGCAAAGCCAGCAGGGAACGCGTGTGCTCCTCCGTGGCCCCTCGGCGTCGCCCAGGAAGACCAGCAACTTAACTCCCACACTGCTCCGTCCGTCTGTCTCCCCCACTCTCAGCTTTGAATGAGACGCAGGGAGACTGGGCGCGAGCGGGCTCGAGGCGAGGGGAGGAGCCGCGGAAGCCGCCCCCGGGGGTGGGCCTGGACCCGCGCGGACGGCGGGgcgcgccccctccccgcccggCGCTCCAGGAACGTCCCGTCGCGTCCCGGGTCTGTCAGCCGGAGTTCCCCGGGGCGCGAGGGGAGGggactggagcaggaggagggccGGGCCGCGGAGGGGAGGAGGCGCTGCGTGCCGCGCCTGCCAAAAGGAGCTCCGCGGCTCTGCGCGCGGTTCCCGGCGCCCGCGCGCGGCCTGAGTGCGGGTCTCCGCGGGTGCCAGCCCCGCTCCTGGAGACCCTCCGCCTCCTGCCGACCCCTGCTCCTCCAGGTCGGGCTCTGCGGCGGTTAGGGACCGAGGCGAAGAAGGGCAGGACGGTCTGGTCTGCCGTGGATGTTCCCGCCCGGGAAGGACGGCAAGTTGTGTGCGCGCCCGGGACGCGGGAGGGAAGGTGGCCGCCGCCCGCCAGCCATGTAAGTGAAGCGCTCGGCTGCCCCGTGGGCGTGGGCTCCGCTGCTCTATCCCGGGCTCCCTCTCTGCCCCGGAGCCGGAGTTGGGCTGCGCCCGCCCGGGCTCCGGACTTCCTGAGCTCGGCGGATCCGTCGGCTCTCCCTGCTGGCCGCGTCCGCTCTCGGCGTCTGCCTCCGGGGGGTGCTGCCTTCCCATCCTTATCCCCTCCCTTCGCCCAGAGCCGGCTGGAAAATGCCTCCTGCTCCCTTTTAGAATGGAGGGATCATTGTGTGTCTCCATAGGTGGGGTGGCTCGGGGAGGCAGTGGCAGGGGGCTAAATATGGGCTTGTCTTGGCCAGGGCGCCTCACCGCAGTTGGAAATGGGGGTCCCCCGCCCCATGCCACCCCCTACTGCTCTTCCCCAGTCTCGTGGCCCAGATAGATCAACTTCAGCCACTGACTGCACTtgacaagattaaaaaaaaaaaaaaaaaaaaaaaaaaagtggtgactGGACCTCCGTTTTGAGTGACATCTAGAACTGAAAACGGGCAGTGGTTAAAGAGGGTAGGGGCCACAAGAAATGGGGGAATTTGCTGTGGACCCTGAAAGCTGGAGTTAGGAGTCCTGGAGGTGGATCTCTAGGGTGGATGGGTTGTGTGCTTCTGTATTCACGTCTTTACAGAAAATGCAAGAAATGGTTAAGGAACTCTTTAAAAGGCTGGGGTGGAAGTAAATGCCTCTGGAACCATTTGGATGACTGGGCTTTGATGTAGAATACTGGGAAGTATGGTTTGCTGTTCGGATTAGACAGTCATTCAATGGGAGAAATGATTCCAATCGATGAATCAAAATTGCAGACCCAAAATGTCATGCACAGGCATTCTTTTACACTAGATGATGTTAAGACTAAAGAAATTCTGAAACGCTGCTGAATGAGTACAAAGAGTGTCTGGTAATAGCTCTGTACTGTATGTGCCTCCGCAGACCAcaatgtttgttaaatttatgGTACTCTGCAATTGTGAAAAATTATCCTAATTATTTTGTTTGGCTCATGCAGGGAGTTAATGTACCCTTAAAGACacacagaaaagttgcaaaaaacTATGAGCACGAACTTGcaagccaaaaagaaaagaaaccatggcatggttcattttattttaattgtttattgcCAGTGAAAATACTACATTACTTTTAATGtgagtatataatatatagaatgaATTCATTGGCCTGTCAAATAAAAATCAGGCATTTCCTTAAGTAAAATAGCTATCAGTTAATTTGGGAACATTTATAGGAGGTAAAGATATGAAAAAGCTTTGAGCTGGTTTGACAAAAATTGAGTTATGGAGAAGCTCATAAGGAGAATTAGTTCTTCCCACTTTTAAAGTGTTGAGGCAAGTCTGAATGTTTATTAACTGAAGATTGTAGACTAGCTGAGACAGTGTTATCACCTCTCTCAATGCCTTTAACTTTTAATGTTTCCCGTTGTTTTATCAGGGACCATCATCTTTAGTACACAGGATGGCAAGTTGATGCCCAGTAAGACTGAAGATCTATTCTGCGTTACGGAACTGTGGATTACCTCTGGGTCCCTGGTGATTTCACACCTTCATTCACTCCTGCAGTCCCTGAACATTTACTTGGGGGTCCTCATTGCCCTGTctggtgagagatggcatccaGCCTGACTTGTACGGGAGTAATCTGGGCtttgctctcttttctttgtgCTGCCACCTCCTGCGTGGGGTTCTTTATGCCTTACTGGCTCTGGGGATCACAGCTGGGCAAGCCTGTGTCCTTTGGTACCTTCCGGAGGTGCTCCTATCCTGTGCATGATGAGAGTCGgcagatgatggtgatggtggaggaATGTGGGCGCTATGCCTCCTTCCAGGGCATCCCCAGCGCAGAATGGAGGATCTGCACCATTGTGACCGGCCTGGGTTGTGGTCTCCTCCTTCTGGTGGCACTCACAGCCCTCATGGGTTGCTGCGTTTCCGAGCTCATCTCCAGGACGGTGGGAAGAGTGGCTGGAGGAATTCAGTTTCTTGGGGGTAAGTGACTTGCTGAGCTTGAGTTGTTTACTGGAATCCCaaagcaatattaaaaattatgtttcagttGTCTACTGAGATTATTATAATTGACGTCTGGAATGCATAAGAGAAATAGATTTGGAATGGCTTTGCTGATAGTTTGCCAAAGTCAAGATTATTGTCAGAATTGCTTTACAACTTCAAGAGTCCTTAATTTCTGTACATACACATCACTGTCCTGCTAAGTGCTACCTATGTGAAAACACTAGCATCTAGGTTGTTTTTAGTGTAGTAGGGGAGGCAGTTTGGATTTCATAGCTTCTCGTTCTTTATGATCAATAATAGGCAATTAGGTTATCTTTGTCTTAATATCCTTGGGTCTTTAGAGGTAAAGATTTAACAGAAAAGTGGAAAAGGGTTTTGATCCACCATGGTTATCATGAACCTCTAATACACTTTGGTGGATGCAAAATTTATTCTTGCCCAATCTTAAGCTGTATATCTAAGTAAGTGGTAACCATTTTAAATGAGAGATTAGTTTTATATAACAACTGTGAACCTAACTGTTCTACAAAGGTAGCTATCAGCTTAATTATCTCGTTAGGTTTAACTTTCGTGGGTGCTCTTGcagagtttggaaaaaaaaaaaaaaaaggaatatttaacaaatgatgtGTACTAGTCCCAGACGGACTGGATAGTTTCAGTAACACCAGAAAAGGTTTGATTTTTACTTGGATTTCCTCCAGCAAGTATTGCTTCAATATCTCTGGTCATATGgttttaattgtactttatgtATTTTCCGCTGTGCTTTTCACCTCCATTCTTCAACCTGACTGGCTGAACTTGTCTGATTTACAGTCCACCCTGGTGAAATATGACAACCTCCATAGATAGTGCAGAGTGAAAGGAAATAGGAAGCCTGGAAAACTTATACAATGTATTTGGAACTTCATTACAAAGTAAAGGTCTGTTACTCTCCCATTTGGTGTTTTCTTACAGTCTTTTGTGAAGAatctagaagaagaaaaacaaattaaaaatgaatagttGTGAGACAGTCTCCCTATATGAGAGAACCCCAATGGATTATTTCAGattattaatataaaactttCAAGTGATGTTTTAAGTAAAGTTTAGTTCTTGTGCTGAAAATGCAAGTGGCAAAGTTTTGTGTTTTGAAGTGACAtagaaagttttgttttgaaatgaggTAGAATTGTCCATTCTTTCCTTACTGATGTAATTGTGATCTCatttggttggtttggtttttttttccccattgggTTTGCACCTTCATCCCTCCAGGGAGGCAGTGTGGGGGACCTATCTGTCCTCTCTTGACAGCTTTGATGTTGAACACTGGCAAAAACCTTGCATGTGATATGTATATTTACACAGGTATGTAGCTAAAACTCTTAGGAAACCTAAATCAGTTGTCATTGAAAGTGGAAATGTAAGTTCAGAGTTTGAAAACTTGTTTCTATCACAGATTTTCAGAATAGAATGAATGCCAAGAGAATTTAAGATTCTTTTCTGTAAGAATAAACTTGGTCTGCTGTTTGTGTTTCACTTGGCTCAGGAAAAACGCTTAGGcagtttcattttctcctcttatgGTAGatattactttacattttttcttcattttagggCAGGGCCTGCTATGATTTCTGGCAGAACAGGAAAATGCTTACAAAGAGAAATCAGTTTTTATTGATTATCTTTAAATGTGTAATGAAGGAAGGCAACAGGAAGTGAATCTGAGACCCATGAGATTTATGGTTCCCTCTCTAAGctatgtatagattttttttgaattatataGAGCTAAATGTTCTCCTTTACAGAATACGCAAAAGGACAGACAATTGGGgaagttatatgtatatatttttaaagaaccgttttttttttctttgtacttttcatGAACTCTGGCTTGGTAAGAGTTTCTGACATCAAGCTAAGAGAATAATTTGTTAGTAGCAGCTAGTATTCTCTCATTTATCAAAAATGTTTCTTATACTGGCAAAAACAATTCTGGATATAAAATCTAAGAGGGCTTTTCAGAATCTCACCTCTTGAGAGCACAAGTAAACATACCCATTACCAAAGATAACagtaaatttagaattaaaaaataacttgaactATGGAGAAGGGTTTAAAGAATCTGCTGTTTATCACTGTTATTTAATGGGAGACcagatgaccaaaaaaaaaaaaaaaaaaaaaaaagaaaagaaaagaaaaagcttcaaaAAGAATTCCCTAGGTTGTTCATTTCATAATTGTTTAGGTTTTTATTCAcaagaacttgttttattttaataaattttttctgTGATGAGTTGAGTTTCATAAAGACTCTGCAGGATGCCAAAGCAGTAAGTTCTATGAATCTCATAGACTGCCATGCTTCAGAAATGTAATCAACTTACAGGGAACTTTGCTATGAGGCAGATTCTTCTGCTAAAATTGATATGCCCAGGAGAGTTATGTTTAGCTAAAGTTAGGTTGCTCCAGAAACAACAGGAAGCAGGACAATGGCAAAATACAGAGGCATCCTGCTTAACCCTGCCTGCTGTGTCTAGAGTTTGCACATATGGTGTAACATCAGGCAGTAAAACCCCTGCAGTACTTTGGAACAAGTTAAAGGACAAAATGTCAGACTTAATTCTGAATCTTTTTGCTGTGAGGTTAAAATGTCAGCTGTCAACTGATGGAGCTGTGTAAAATTGGGCTGCTGTACATGGGTATTTTCTACCTAAAGTTGGAATCCCTCAAGGAGTCAATGACTATCACTTTTCCTGTGGTAACCTGTACAGAAATTTTAATTGCTACTATCTCCATTTCATATTATAAGGTATGTTTATGTCCTAACTTTAAAGAACTAGTGTGGGTTGAGTTTTACcctcaactgattttttaaaaggcgTATAGAAAGGCTTTGGgaaatacaatgtaaaataaaaatgttaacatgtaTATAGTGTGGTAAGGGTGCTGGGAGAAAATACAGGCTTTAAAGTTTTTGATTGttgaatataaaattttgtgCTTTCAAATGCCATTTTTGTCATTAAGGattttaacagaattttaaaaaataagtaacaaaCTTTTTGATGCACGTATTAGTAAGATTTACATGCTCTGTAAATGATACATGTAAGAACATTGTAAAGACATATTAAGTGTATTTGTAAGTTCTGTCAGGTGGTGCTTGCAAATGTCAGAATCTGAACGCATACATTTCATCTTAGCAAACTGCTGGTGCACTAATGAGGAAGTACCAAGGAGAGTCCCGGATTTATATTATTCCATGTTTAGTTTGAACATTAGTCATATATACATGTGAAATGTGTGTGGAATGCTAATCAGCAGCAAACCATTACCTTTCCAGCTTAGACACTGTTCTGTTTAAGAAGCCGGAGGAGATCATCTCAACTAATGGATAATTAAGCACTGCTGAAGACAGTAATGTCAGAATGTTTCTTTGAGCATCCCTTGCCTGCGTTGTGAAAGCATCATTGCCTTTTCATAGTCTCCTTACTGTAGAGTTTCACCTGGGCCTTTCATGCCTTGAGGGAGATGCTTGGGGCTCTCCTTCCCTTGCTTTACTGTAAATCTGACCTGCCATATGATATGCCATGTTATGCTTTTCTTTATATCCAAACTCTCTGCCAAGTGACAGCTGAGTAATAGCTAAATAATGAGTGTTGGCACATTAATGGGCATAGTGGCTGTCTGTGATAGTGTTTTAACTGAAAGCAGTTGCtctaattttaagaaatgcaGGGACTTCTTAGGCCACTTGGGGAAGCAGGAagggcacatttttttttttttttaattacacctTATAGATTACTATAATACTCTTGTTTTatttggctcactctaacctatGATAGAAGGTCCAGGTGAGTTGTCTTGAATTTTAAGCCAGCAGTTTCTAAACTCTAGTTTGCATTGGAATCACCTGCAGTACTTTTTAAAACACGGATTGTTGAGGCCTGCCCAGAATTTCTAAGTCAGTAGATTTGCTGGGGTACCTGGTAGTTTGCACATCTAACACtttctcaggtgatgctgatgctgctggtttaGAGACCCCAGTTTGAGAACCATTTTCTAAGTTAACCATATCCTATTTAAGAAAATGCAACTTCTGGCTTACTTTCAGAACTGAGTTAAAGTGTAGTTGCATCATGATTTGCTATAATCCTCTCTAAAATTGTACCATAAAGGAGCTCTACCTCTGTAGTTTACTGTTGATTTAGCACATTCTTGTTCCATTTCTCTTAGTTCTTGTCATAACAAATTGCCTGGAATTCTCTCTCAATACATAttagatacatacatatgtgtacatgttataatatatgcattatatacacAATTTTATTTACCGTTTTCTTATACCAGACACAAGATTTTATATAAGGAGAATTCAAAATAAAGCCTTAATACAACTTCTGAAGTTTGCATGCAGTGGATTTTCAGTAAGAAGTTGTGAACTGAAAGAGATGAAGACCATACCATAGACCacatagatcaggcgtccccaaactttttacacacggggccagttcactgtccctcagaccactggagggccgccacatactgtgctcctctcactgaccaccaatgaaagagataccccttcctgaagtgcggcgggggcgccggataaatgacctcagtgggctgcatgcagcccacgggccgtagtttggggacacctgatataGATGGTCCCAGACAGCCAGCCCTTGGCCAACTCTGTACCGGCATGTATATCTTGGAAACACAGAAGATTAGGCCAGAAGGGCACCCTAGGAGCCAGTCCTTCTGAATTTCTCCTGCTAGGTAGAATGGCACTTGAATCAGCTTTGACTAATGAAAAGATCTTCTGGTCTTCAGCATCTTTGGGGAAGAAGGTGATAAACTCTTGGTCAGTGGTCATACTTCCTAGGGCCATAGATCATGCCTTTCATGACAACCATGAACACTGGTAATATAAAGGAGCAAGCTTGAGGTGGAGGCCTATGTGGTGAAACAGTGGGAATGGGGCTTTGCCAGCCAGGAAGGAGTGAAACGGAGAtgcctgctgggcacagtggctcatgcctgtaatcccagcactttgggatgccaaggcaggcaggtcatctgaggtcgggagcttgagaccagcctgggcaacatgacaaaaccctgtccactaaaaatgcaaaacttaggtagacatggtggcatgtgcctggagttCCACCTACTCTAGAAGATGAGGcatgagcatcacttgaacctagagacccaaggttgtagtgagccaagattgagccactgcactccagcctgggtgacagagcaagactctacctcaaaaaaaaaaaaaaaaaaaaaaaaaaaaaaaaaaaaggaaagaaagggagataTACTATATACCAGACAGCTGACTGAGCACCAGAGAGAACATGAACCCTAAGGTCTGGATTTGTTAAAGGCAAGAAtgctaaagaatgaaaaaatattttacaatatagaGAACACAAAATTTTATATGGTTGTATCTCATAATGCTTTTAAATGATGTTTCCAAATTGTCATGGTCACCAGTTtacttttttacatatttttttttctaaaaaatcttGCTTTCTAAGCTTTAACATaagaaagatttttattattttgatttttattatttcgtTGCTTTCCTATGAAGCTTCTAAGTTCTCCATATcagaatttattccttttttttttctttttttttttttttttttttttagatggagttttgctcttgttgcccaggctagtgtgcaatgatgtgacctcagctcatggcaatctcctccacttgggttcaagtgattcaccagcctcagcctccctagtagctgggattacagggacctgccaccatgcacagctaacttttgtatttttagtagagacagggtttcaccttgttggccaggctggtcttgaactcctgactttaggtgatctgcccacctcagactcccaaagtgctgggatgacaggtgtgagctactgcatccagccttAATACAATATTCATTTAGCTCTCTAGCAGGCTTAAAACTCACCAGAGAGCTTATTCCATGTGGGAAGTCCAAGGTCTAGCCCCAGAGAGACTGCTGGGAAGGTCTGGGTGGGGCCAGGGAACACTTTGAACAAACTCCGCAGGTATTCTAGACACAGATGGTTCACAGACCATATCTGGAGAAACACAAActaattttatttgcttaaaacCTCATATTGTACTAGTATTGGGGTGTAGACTTACCCAACTGTTAAGCTTAGAGTGAATCATCATTACCTCTGTAGTGGTCATTTTGTGGGTGAATAATGTGCTGCAGAACATCAGAATTGGTGTAGGATCAGATGAGTTTAATGTCGGTTTTGCTTTTATATTGCTTGCTGACCTTAGTGTTAAAACaggtgctctgaatgaagagaccccctaaacaggctttgtgtgagcaacatggctgtttattcacccaggtgtGGGAGGGCTGAGTCTGAAGAGAGTCAGCGGAGGGTGAAGGGATAgggttggttttataggtttggggtaggcagtggaaagttacagaagttacagttcagggcaaCTTTTGCAAGATGGAAGTGGGGGTCGTAGGTTCTGGAGTCACAACATTGACCAAAGTCAGTTACAAAGTCTAattgccttatcagttgaggcaggtATAAGGAACAATAaaagaatgtctcaaagttaattaggtGCTGCAGGGGTtggtcatttcttttccttttgtggttttccagttacttcagactttctagttccaggaactcatctgagtgtatgtgcaggtcacagaggttaccatggcGTAGTCCATGGTGctgtcagtcagcctaaaagaccttacactTAGGTGATGGTTAGCCTTGTATATATactcataaaaaagaatgcaatattTTCCATACTATACTTAGATGAGGACTGTATTTTGATGTATGACTCCAGCTGCAAATTGCAAACCCACCATCATTCCCAGTGCTATGTGTTTCCTCCTTCATCCTGCAGCAAGGTGATGTTGCTGCTACATGTTCTGTTAGAGTGGGCTCAGATCTAGTTTCTTTTTTGCCATATTTACTCACTTTTTCCCTGTTTTGAGTTACTGCTTTTTACTTCTTAACATTGtatttttgaagtaaaaatagtgataataataagtCTTAAAATAGTGGGATGTAGAGTTTTCCATTACACCTGAACTTATTATTAGCAGCTATGCAACTTTTTTTTCCGTAGAATTATTTAGATTAGTTTTTGACATGGTTCAGTTCTCCATTTACGTTAGGTGGGGTAGAGTCTTTCTTAGAGAGTCATTTGATTTTTAACTTACTTCCCTTAGTTTCCACCAGCAAACACAGCCATAGCCAGATACCCCTGAGGCCATGGTCAGTATGATTTAGTTAGCCTCACTAACTGATAGACTGAAATGC
This window of the Saimiri boliviensis isolate mSaiBol1 chromosome 16, mSaiBol1.pri, whole genome shotgun sequence genome carries:
- the LHFPL6 gene encoding LHFPL tetraspan subfamily member 6 protein, which translates into the protein MASSLTCTGVIWALLSFLCAATSCVGFFMPYWLWGSQLGKPVSFGTFRRCSYPVHDESRQMMVMVEECGRYASFQGIPSAEWRICTIVTGLGCGLLLLVALTALMGCCVSELISRTVGRVAGGIQFLGGLLIGAGCALYPLGWDSEEVRQTCGYISGQFDLGKCEIGWAYYCTGAGATAAMLLCTWLACFSGKKQKHYPY